Sequence from the Candidatus Rokuibacteriota bacterium genome:
AAGGCGGTTGCCGCACACATCCGCAAGGAGTGCCCCCAGGTCAAGTGGCTCTCGAGCTTCGCCATCCTGGGGCCCTGCGACTACCTGGATCTCTTCGAGGCCCCGGACGAGGAGACGGCCGCCCGCGTCGTCATGATCGTGCGCTCGTTCGGCCACGCGCAGACGGAAACGTGGACCGCGTTGCCGTGGGAGCGCTTCGAGAGCCTGATCTCCACCATCCTGGTGCCGGCCTGAGGCGCATGGGGCGCCGCGCTTGGCGGTCCACGAGCACCGGGCGGAGCGCCTGCACTACTCGCGAGCATCGCCGGCCGGCGTCACCCTGACGCGCGCGGGCGGCCCGATGTCGAGTTGTACGCGCCCCGGCAGGAACTGCTCGATCACCCATGCCACCGTTTCGAGGTGACTCGAGAGCGCCGGGCAGGTGAACTCGGACGGCTCGCCGGCGAATGCCAGGAACGGCACCAGCTGATCGGCCAGGTGCGTGTCGACGACCGCCCCGCTTGCGAGATAGGCGAGGAGGGGCTCGACGGCCTGGTCGGCCACGGCCTCGGCGCGCAGGCCGGGACGGCCGAGCGCCGAGAAGCCCGCCCGGCCCGGCACCGCGAGGAAAAGGACGGTGCCCGGGCTGCGCGCCGTCGCGTCCTCTCCGATCGCTATCTCGGCTGTGAGTCCGCTTGCCTCCAGCCGCTCGAGCGCGCGCCGCCGCTGGCGCTCCGCGATGGAGCGGGGCAGGCGGGAGACCGCCGAGAGGCCCATGATGCGGCGGTCCGCGACATGGTCGGGCGGGGCGAACCCGCGCGCCGCCTGGCCGGGCTCGATGACAGCCTCGATCTCCCCGCCTCCGGCCGGGTAGAAGCCCCACCGTCGGAGCTCGACGGTGACGCGGAGACCGATCGAGTCCAGCGCGGGCAGGAAGACCTGCGTCAGATAGTCCGCCGTCGGGCTCCACGGCACATGCGTGCCGCCGAGAATGGTGAGCCGCGACATCGCTGATGCCCGTGACAGCGGCAACAGGAGCGCCTGGAAGATGAGGGACACGGATCCGGCGCTGCCTCTGATCGCCTCGACGTCGAAGCGGTAGTGTCCCCCGCGGAGCGTCTGCGGCACGAAGGTCACGGCCGTCGAGTCGAGGGCATCACCCTCGACTCGCGCCCCGCTTATGGCGGCGAGGGCTCGCACCACGGTCAGGTGCTGCGGCTGGAGCCCGGGCCTCGGCCGCCGCTCCCGGACGCGGACAAGGCGGAGCGGGCGGCCCAGCGCCACCGTGAGGGCAAGGGCCGTACGTAGGATCTGTCCGCCGCCCTCGCCGTGCGAGGCGTCGATTGTCAGCAGACCGGATGCTCTCCGCGGATCAGCTCTTCGCGGAACTGTGGCATGCGGGCGACTTCCGCCTCGACCACGTCGCGGATCATCCCCTCGACGTCCGCGATCCCCATGCCGGAGGGCAGGACTATCTGCACGCCCGTCCACGGCGCGTCCACCGGCTCGCCGATGCGCGCCGAGAGATGGACGTAGACCTCGAGGAGCGCCGGGCAGCGCGCGTGGATGAGGCGCGCCAGGCGATGGCTCAGCACGCTGTAGATCTTGCCGACATGCGCGACCGGATTCTTCCCCGGTGCGGCCTCGCCGCCGGTAGGGCGCTCGAAGGCGATGATCCCGTTGACGCGATTGCCCCGCCCGACCTGCCCTGAATCGGCGTCCTCCGCCGAGGTGCCGGTGACGCTGAGATAGGCGCCCTCGGCGCCCAGGCCGCCGCGGTCGAGGCAGTTGAGCCGCCAGTCGATCCGGAACGGGACGCCGGCGAATCGGGCGCCGAGGGCCTCGAGCACCTCTGCCTTGCGGCCGAAGTACTCGCGCTCCGAGGCGGTGTCGCGGCAGAGGAACGGCATCGCCACGGTCAGGGCCACGACCTCCCCGTCGCGAACCGCCAGCACCTTGACGTCCTGGCCCGTGTCCGGGAAGCGGGCCTTGAACTCGCTCGAGTTCAGGAAGCCCTCGACGGCGAGCACCAGCTCCTCGGTGGGACTCAACGGCGCGTAGCCCGATGCGCCCGCCGTGTCGTTCGAGGCGATGGCGCCCTGACCTTCCTTGAAGATGCGCTGGAGCTCCTCGGAGCCCGCGGCGAGGACCGTGCGCGTGACGAGGTCCTTGCCGGGGTGCACGTGGGGCAGATGGGCTCCGACCCACGCGTCCACGGCGGCGCGCGCGGTCTCCTCCACGGGGAGGCTCTGCCCGTCTACCGTGAGCGTGGCGCGGTCGCCGACGATCAATTCCATCGGGCGCGTCACCTCGCCCCAGCCGAAGCCCTTGGCGCATTGGCCGGCCACCAGCATGGCCTTGTCGATGTTGTAGTGCGGGATGGCGCCCAGGCGCTTGAGGTACATGGCATTGAGACCCACCGAAATGGCTTCGACCAGCGAGTCGCAGATCGTGTCGGGGTGGCCGATCCCTTTGCGCTCGACGAGCTCGATGCGACGCTGGGCCACCGGTGTGGTCCGGAGATCCTCGACTACCAGGGTCCACCGGTCCTTGAGGTCGCTCGAGGCCAACTGCATACGTGCTCCTCCCCTCTTGTGGCTGCCCAGCCACTCATGAGGGTGCAATCCCATTGCCACCCTCCCGTCGTCCCGAGGGCACCGGCTCCGCCTTTCTACTCAACGGCATAGCCTCACGCGGGGGCGGGGGATACTCGGCCCGACCGGGTAGTTGCCTCCGCACTGGGGCGACGATGGGACGGCTGCGCGTGCTCCCATCGGGGGAGGAAACTTTCAAGTACGCGGTTTAACTGAACTGTCCCTTGGCAGCCCGGTTGCACCTTCTGCTGAGCGTGGAGGGCGCACCATGACGGCTACGCGCGAGGCCACGCTGGAGCGGGACAGGATGGTTGCCGGGCAGATCGCTGCTCGGGGCGTCGAGGATCCTCTCGTGCTGGAGGCCATGCGTGCCGTGCCGCGGGAGGACTTCGTGCCGGCCGACCTCGCTGAGTACGCGTACGAGGACGGGCCGCTGCCCATCGGCCACGGGCAGACCATCTCGCAGCCCTATATCGTGGCCGTGATGACCGCGGCGGCGCGCGTGAGACCCGGGGATCGCGTGCTGGAGATCGGGACGGGCTCGGGTTACGGGGCGGCAGTCCTCTCGAAGATCGCCGGAGAGGTGTACACAGTGGAGCGCATCGAGGGCTTGGCCGACTCCGCGAGGGATCGCCTGGCGGCCCTCGGGTACGGCAATGTCCACGTGCGCTGCGGCGACGGCACGCTCGGCTGGGCGGAGCACGCACCGTACGACGCGATCATCGTGACGGCCGGAGGGCCCACCGTGCCGCGCGCGCTTTTGGATCAGCTCAAGCCGGGCGGCCGCCTCGTGATGCCGCTCGGATCCGAGCCGCGGGCCCAGCGACTCATCCGCCGCACGCGAACCGGCCCCGAGACCTACACGCAGGACGATCTGGAATGGGTGGCCTTCGTGCCGCTGATCGGCGAGCAGGGGTGGCCCGTGCCGGCTGCCTTCGATGCGCCGGAGCGATGAGACGCGGTTGAGCCGGGCGGAGGGGACAAGGGGGAGGGCGAACGTGTTTGGGCGGATCCTCGTGCCCATCGACTTGAGCGACCGGAACGCGCGGACGCTCAAGGTCGCGCTGGCGCTCGGCCGAGACGCCCGAGCGAGCGTGACGCTCTTTCACGTGGTGCAGCAGGTGCCGGGCCTGACGGCCGGCGAGATGCGGGCCTTCTATGACCGCCTGCTCACGGTGTCGCGGCAGAAGCTTGGCCGCACCGCCAAGGCCTTCGCCGCGAAAGGGATCGCGGTTCGCTGTGAGGTGTGCGTCGGGGAGCCGGCTCGCGAGATCGTGCGCGCGGCGGCCCGCCGGCGAGCCGATGTGATCGTGATGGGCTCGCACAGGGTCGACCCGAAGCGCCGCGGAGCCGGATGGGGCACCACGAGCTACAAGGTCGGGATCCTGTGCCGGTGCCCCATCCTGCTCGTCAAGTGACCGGCGTGCCCCGAGCGGCGGGTCGGGTCACCATCGCGCGGATCTGGGGTATCCCCATCTCCGTGCATGTGAGCTGGCTCCTGGTCTTCGCTCTCGTGGCCAGCTCGCTCGCGGCCGGATATTTCCCGGAGCGCCAGCCTGGGTGGGGAGCGCTGACTCGCTGGGTGCTGGGCGCTCTCACGAGCCTCGCCTTCTTCGCGTCCGTGCTGGTGCATGAGCTGGGACATTCCCGGGTCGCGCTTCGCTACGGCATTCCGATCCGGGGCATCACGCTTTTCGTTTTCGGGGGCGTCGCCCAGATCGGGCGCGAGCCCGGCTCGCCGGGGGTCGAGTTCAGGATCGCCATAGCAGGCCCGCTGACGAGCCTGGCGCTCGCGGCGCTCTTCGGCGGCGTCGGCACAGTGGCCGGGAGCATGGCGCTCGTGTCGGTGCCCGCGCTGTGGCTCGCACGCATCAACCTTGCCGTGGCGCT
This genomic interval carries:
- a CDS encoding GYD domain-containing protein; this translates as MATYVMLTRLTPEAVKVPGDLKKLEKAVAAHIRKECPQVKWLSSFAILGPCDYLDLFEAPDEETAARVVMIVRSFGHAQTETWTALPWERFESLISTILVPA
- the rtcA gene encoding RNA 3'-terminal phosphate cyclase produces the protein MLTIDASHGEGGGQILRTALALTVALGRPLRLVRVRERRPRPGLQPQHLTVVRALAAISGARVEGDALDSTAVTFVPQTLRGGHYRFDVEAIRGSAGSVSLIFQALLLPLSRASAMSRLTILGGTHVPWSPTADYLTQVFLPALDSIGLRVTVELRRWGFYPAGGGEIEAVIEPGQAARGFAPPDHVADRRIMGLSAVSRLPRSIAERQRRRALERLEASGLTAEIAIGEDATARSPGTVLFLAVPGRAGFSALGRPGLRAEAVADQAVEPLLAYLASGAVVDTHLADQLVPFLAFAGEPSEFTCPALSSHLETVAWVIEQFLPGRVQLDIGPPARVRVTPAGDARE
- a CDS encoding methionine adenosyltransferase produces the protein MQLASSDLKDRWTLVVEDLRTTPVAQRRIELVERKGIGHPDTICDSLVEAISVGLNAMYLKRLGAIPHYNIDKAMLVAGQCAKGFGWGEVTRPMELIVGDRATLTVDGQSLPVEETARAAVDAWVGAHLPHVHPGKDLVTRTVLAAGSEELQRIFKEGQGAIASNDTAGASGYAPLSPTEELVLAVEGFLNSSEFKARFPDTGQDVKVLAVRDGEVVALTVAMPFLCRDTASEREYFGRKAEVLEALGARFAGVPFRIDWRLNCLDRGGLGAEGAYLSVTGTSAEDADSGQVGRGNRVNGIIAFERPTGGEAAPGKNPVAHVGKIYSVLSHRLARLIHARCPALLEVYVHLSARIGEPVDAPWTGVQIVLPSGMGIADVEGMIRDVVEAEVARMPQFREELIRGEHPVC
- a CDS encoding protein-L-isoaspartate(D-aspartate) O-methyltransferase, encoding MTATREATLERDRMVAGQIAARGVEDPLVLEAMRAVPREDFVPADLAEYAYEDGPLPIGHGQTISQPYIVAVMTAAARVRPGDRVLEIGTGSGYGAAVLSKIAGEVYTVERIEGLADSARDRLAALGYGNVHVRCGDGTLGWAEHAPYDAIIVTAGGPTVPRALLDQLKPGGRLVMPLGSEPRAQRLIRRTRTGPETYTQDDLEWVAFVPLIGEQGWPVPAAFDAPER
- a CDS encoding universal stress protein, whose protein sequence is MFGRILVPIDLSDRNARTLKVALALGRDARASVTLFHVVQQVPGLTAGEMRAFYDRLLTVSRQKLGRTAKAFAAKGIAVRCEVCVGEPAREIVRAAARRRADVIVMGSHRVDPKRRGAGWGTTSYKVGILCRCPILLVK